From the Clostridiales bacterium FE2011 genome, one window contains:
- a CDS encoding GNAT family N-acetyltransferase, with product MGRGINQYLLKSGRCSVMNHCGTVLLETERLILRRFQLSDAPDFYKNVTSDPEVNRFLTWENDKSVADTEALMMDFIQRYEDPERYCWAIVMKESGEVIGTLAATNIRKNTRAVELSYSIGKNWWGKGITAEALQKVMDFLFNQVGFNRIEAGYDVSNPNSGKVLEKVGMRREGLLRQAGRNNQGIYDRVIYAKLKSDE from the coding sequence ATGGGCAGGGGAATTAATCAGTATCTCCTTAAATCCGGGAGGTGTTCTGTCATGAACCATTGCGGAACCGTACTGCTGGAAACCGAAAGGCTGATCCTGCGGCGTTTTCAGCTGTCTGACGCACCGGATTTCTATAAAAACGTCACTTCAGATCCAGAAGTCAACCGCTTCCTCACCTGGGAAAACGACAAAAGCGTTGCCGATACTGAAGCGCTGATGATGGACTTCATTCAGCGGTATGAAGACCCGGAAAGATACTGCTGGGCCATCGTGATGAAGGAAAGCGGAGAAGTAATCGGCACCCTCGCCGCCACAAACATCCGGAAAAATACCCGTGCGGTGGAACTCTCCTACTCCATCGGCAAAAACTGGTGGGGAAAAGGGATTACAGCGGAAGCCCTGCAAAAGGTCATGGACTTTCTGTTTAACCAGGTAGGCTTCAACCGGATTGAAGCCGGTTATGACGTGAGCAATCCCAATTCCGGCAAAGTCCTGGAAAAAGTCGGCATGCGCCGGGAGGGTCTCCTCCGCCAGGCCGGGCGAAACAACCAGGGCATTTATGACCGGGTGATCTACGCCAAACTGAAATCAGACGAGTAA
- a CDS encoding class I SAM-dependent methyltransferase produces MKNPWEEISLDDYENHMGLDSVRQLQAMNALMKEQFEAYPVHTAMVLGVAGGNGIEHVWPEKYRAVYCVDINEEYLNAVRERYAGKPAVQCLRADLTEKADRLPDAELVIANLLIEYIGYPAFISVIRKVNPEYVSCVIQINTDEKNWVSDSPYLHVFDGLDRVHHQMEESALTAAMKEAGYTGILRAEEALPNGKALVRLDYRRTGKGKL; encoded by the coding sequence ATGAAAAATCCCTGGGAAGAGATCAGCCTGGATGACTATGAAAACCATATGGGCCTGGATTCGGTAAGACAGCTTCAGGCGATGAATGCCCTGATGAAGGAACAGTTTGAAGCCTATCCGGTTCATACAGCCATGGTGCTCGGCGTAGCCGGAGGTAACGGCATCGAGCACGTCTGGCCGGAGAAGTACCGGGCAGTTTACTGCGTGGATATCAATGAAGAATACCTGAACGCGGTACGGGAACGGTATGCCGGAAAGCCAGCGGTGCAGTGCCTGCGGGCGGACCTGACGGAGAAGGCAGACAGGCTTCCTGATGCGGAGCTGGTGATTGCCAACCTGCTGATCGAATACATTGGATATCCGGCTTTCATAAGCGTGATCCGGAAGGTTAATCCTGAATATGTATCCTGTGTGATTCAGATCAATACGGACGAGAAGAACTGGGTTTCCGACTCTCCCTATCTCCACGTATTTGACGGACTGGACCGGGTGCATCACCAGATGGAAGAAAGCGCCCTGACCGCGGCCATGAAAGAGGCCGGTTATACAGGGATCCTGCGGGCGGAAGAGGCACTGCCGAACGGCAAGGCGCTGGTCCGGCTGGATTACCGAAGGACAGGAAAGGGAAAATTGTAA
- a CDS encoding DUF3795 domain-containing protein produces the protein MKRELGIARCGLACCLCSENVECKGCKQDGFKDLCWCKDADFCETRKCVLRKGLMGCYECEPAGCRIGLYADKIKPRAFAEYARRYGVEELLDCLERNEQAGIVYHREGIMGDYDEFEDLEKLIDFIRTGERRES, from the coding sequence ATGAAAAGGGAACTTGGAATCGCACGCTGCGGACTGGCATGCTGCCTGTGTTCTGAGAACGTGGAATGTAAAGGCTGCAAGCAGGATGGATTCAAGGATCTTTGCTGGTGCAAGGACGCGGATTTCTGTGAAACCCGTAAATGTGTGCTCCGGAAAGGCCTGATGGGCTGCTATGAATGTGAGCCGGCAGGGTGCCGGATCGGCCTGTATGCAGATAAAATCAAACCGCGCGCTTTTGCAGAATATGCGCGCAGATACGGCGTGGAGGAGCTCCTGGACTGCCTGGAGCGGAACGAGCAGGCCGGGATTGTCTATCACCGGGAAGGAATCATGGGAGACTACGATGAGTTTGAGGACCTGGAAAAGCTGATTGATTTCATCAGGACCGGAGAACGCAGGGAATCATGA
- a CDS encoding radical SAM protein produces the protein MHFVDAKGILTGGKGHYGMNIYRGCSHGCIYCDSRSKCYQFTHAFEDIEVKQNAPELLEQALKSKRQKAMIGTGSMSDPYMHCEEQLGLTRKCLEIISKYGFGAAVQTKSDRILRDIDLLEEINRKAKCVVQMTLTTYDEKLCGILEPNVCNTQRRIEVLEAMRERGIPTVVWMTPILPFINDTEENIRAILEACGRVKVKGIICFDMGLTLREGDREYYYAALDRHFPGLKEKYIRTYGNAYEVSSPNREPLMRLFRMFCREHGMMYKPDECFNYMGTLPDRFEQMTFLDL, from the coding sequence ATGCATTTTGTGGACGCAAAAGGAATCCTGACCGGCGGGAAAGGGCACTACGGGATGAACATCTACCGCGGATGTTCCCACGGCTGTATCTACTGCGACAGCCGGAGCAAATGCTATCAGTTTACCCATGCGTTTGAAGACATTGAGGTCAAACAGAACGCGCCGGAACTGCTGGAGCAGGCGCTGAAATCCAAACGACAGAAGGCGATGATCGGGACCGGATCCATGTCGGATCCCTATATGCACTGCGAAGAGCAGCTCGGCCTGACCCGGAAATGCCTGGAGATCATCAGCAAATACGGCTTCGGGGCTGCGGTACAGACCAAGTCTGACCGGATCCTGCGGGATATCGACCTGCTGGAGGAAATCAACCGGAAAGCCAAATGCGTGGTGCAGATGACCCTGACCACGTATGACGAAAAGCTGTGCGGAATCCTGGAACCGAATGTCTGCAATACCCAGCGGCGGATTGAAGTGCTGGAAGCCATGCGGGAACGAGGCATTCCCACGGTGGTCTGGATGACGCCGATCCTGCCGTTTATCAACGATACAGAGGAAAACATCCGGGCGATCCTGGAGGCCTGTGGCCGGGTGAAAGTGAAAGGGATCATCTGCTTCGATATGGGGCTGACGCTCCGCGAGGGAGACCGGGAATACTATTACGCGGCACTGGACAGGCATTTCCCCGGACTGAAGGAAAAGTACATCAGGACATACGGGAATGCCTACGAGGTATCCAGCCCGAACCGGGAACCGCTGATGCGCCTGTTCCGGATGTTCTGCCGGGAACACGGGATGATGTACAAACCGGATGAGTGCTTCAACTATATGGGCACGCTGCCTGACAGGTTTGAACAGATGACGTTCCTGGATCTGTAA
- a CDS encoding MGMT family protein, whose product MGKTLNTDLIYEVLSVVEEIPEGCVATYGQIARLTGRDRNARLVGKILSMSEYYGSYPCHRVVNHAGRTAPAFRTQRERLEAEGVGFKENGCVDLGKYQWDC is encoded by the coding sequence ATGGGTAAAACGCTGAACACGGATCTGATCTATGAGGTGCTTTCTGTCGTGGAAGAAATTCCGGAAGGCTGTGTGGCAACCTACGGCCAGATTGCCAGGCTAACCGGCAGGGACAGGAACGCGAGACTGGTCGGAAAAATCCTGAGCATGTCGGAATACTATGGAAGCTATCCCTGCCACAGGGTGGTGAACCATGCCGGAAGAACCGCGCCTGCGTTCCGTACGCAAAGGGAACGGCTGGAGGCAGAAGGGGTCGGATTCAAGGAGAACGGCTGTGTGGACCTGGGAAAATACCAGTGGGACTGCTGA
- a CDS encoding DUF2441 domain-containing protein: MYYYHVISDIPKHKGEHILLDENHPNGVHQRVYAQMETVKDIYKNPEAYRGKELTHVVDVALRELALEKVRKEKYPHYPSRMASLYVSRTYEEAEQWGDYFAKIGRPTYGIAKIKVNGNTFTGDAYKCFDGSIDEEENIRQAEIYWQNGPNEDGSQPIVEILADGDIEVVEIMKEINANIPE; the protein is encoded by the coding sequence ATGTATTATTATCACGTGATATCAGATATCCCCAAACATAAAGGGGAACATATCCTGCTGGATGAAAACCACCCCAACGGCGTTCACCAGCGGGTTTATGCACAGATGGAAACCGTGAAGGATATCTACAAGAACCCGGAAGCCTACCGGGGAAAAGAACTGACCCATGTGGTGGACGTAGCCCTGCGGGAACTGGCACTGGAAAAAGTCCGGAAAGAAAAATACCCCCACTATCCGTCCCGGATGGCCTCGCTGTATGTATCCCGGACCTATGAGGAAGCGGAACAGTGGGGAGACTATTTTGCAAAGATCGGCCGTCCGACCTACGGAATCGCGAAAATCAAGGTGAACGGAAACACGTTTACCGGCGACGCCTACAAATGCTTTGACGGTTCAATTGACGAAGAGGAAAACATCCGGCAGGCGGAAATTTACTGGCAGAACGGCCCGAACGAGGACGGGAGTCAACCCATTGTGGAGATCCTTGCGGACGGGGATATTGAAGTGGTGGAGATCATGAAGGAGATCAATGCCAATATTCCCGAATAA
- a CDS encoding aldo/keto reductase, with amino-acid sequence MIKGYSGSGLSRLILGTHLGDFSDEVSGQYQEAIAYALQNGIASIDGAINYRGMRSEKDEGAAIRKLISEGALQREDFCITSKAGLLFGDITERTNPQTYLEKHLKPRGITGEDFCEYDGLLQTLNPAFFEVTLEKSLQNLGLETIDIHYIHIPEITRAGIGAEAFYDRMEDLFRWYESKVTEGKIRYFGLALEFMGKEPEEEKWHFELEELKRRALKAGNGGTHLKYVIYEYNIGCPYPVTTVSQTVDGQAVTLAEACRRLGFETVASMPFAMGEALKEYSVRELLEFALGGADHVIVGSKSTEHIRELLAYV; translated from the coding sequence ATGATCAAGGGATACTCCGGGAGCGGTTTATCACGGCTGATTCTTGGTACACACCTGGGAGACTTTTCAGATGAGGTTTCCGGTCAGTATCAGGAAGCAATCGCATATGCATTGCAAAATGGTATCGCATCCATAGACGGTGCGATCAATTACAGGGGAATGCGCTCGGAAAAAGATGAAGGCGCAGCTATCCGGAAACTGATCAGTGAAGGGGCTCTTCAGCGGGAAGATTTTTGTATTACCTCCAAAGCAGGACTGCTCTTTGGCGATATCACGGAGAGAACAAACCCGCAGACGTATCTGGAAAAACACCTGAAACCCCGCGGGATTACCGGAGAGGATTTCTGTGAATATGACGGGCTTCTTCAGACGCTGAATCCTGCTTTCTTTGAGGTTACGCTGGAGAAGAGCCTTCAGAACCTGGGGCTGGAAACGATAGACATCCATTATATCCATATTCCGGAGATTACCCGGGCCGGGATCGGCGCCGAGGCGTTTTATGACCGGATGGAAGACCTGTTCCGCTGGTATGAAAGCAAAGTGACAGAAGGGAAAATCCGGTATTTCGGGCTTGCTCTCGAGTTTATGGGAAAGGAACCCGAAGAGGAGAAATGGCATTTTGAACTGGAAGAACTGAAGCGAAGGGCATTGAAGGCGGGAAACGGCGGCACTCACCTGAAATACGTGATCTATGAATACAACATCGGGTGCCCGTATCCTGTGACAACTGTCAGCCAGACGGTGGACGGACAGGCGGTAACGCTGGCGGAAGCGTGCCGCAGGCTGGGCTTTGAAACGGTTGCCAGTATGCCCTTTGCCATGGGAGAGGCACTCAAAGAGTATTCAGTCCGGGAATTGCTGGAGTTTGCACTGGGCGGTGCTGATCACGTGATTGTCGGAAGCAAAAGCACGGAGCATATCCGGGAGCTGCTGGCGTATGTATAA
- a CDS encoding GNAT family N-acetyltransferase, with product MRELDYQETDRLAECLKELAEHHNEVSNGFKGCYPKRPFAETLEAFREDVQSGKSRIAVVEENDRVLGFCKTDVCGTEGKIDYLIVLKEARGSGYGNDLMDWAVDTLKQSGVNRIEVRVVDGNDAIRFYEKYGFRINAQILRMNV from the coding sequence ATGAGAGAGCTGGACTATCAGGAGACAGACAGGCTGGCGGAATGCCTGAAAGAGCTTGCGGAGCATCACAACGAGGTTTCCAATGGCTTTAAAGGCTGCTATCCGAAAAGGCCTTTTGCGGAAACCCTGGAAGCTTTCCGGGAAGACGTTCAGAGCGGGAAATCCAGGATCGCGGTTGTGGAAGAGAATGACAGGGTACTGGGCTTCTGCAAAACAGATGTTTGCGGTACGGAGGGGAAGATCGATTACCTGATCGTGCTGAAGGAAGCCCGGGGCAGCGGATACGGCAATGACCTGATGGACTGGGCTGTGGATACGCTGAAGCAAAGCGGCGTCAACAGAATTGAGGTCCGGGTGGTGGACGGAAACGACGCGATCCGGTTCTATGAAAAATACGGGTTCCGGATTAATGCGCAGATCCTGAGAATGAACGTGTAA
- a CDS encoding aminotransferase class I/II-fold pyridoxal phosphate-dependent enzyme, with protein sequence MGKYLYDQSRAPIYEALERFREMRVVPFDVPGHKHGKGNPELTAFLGEKCVGVDVNSMKPLDNLCHPVSVIREAEILAADAFGAANAFLMVGGTTSSVQSMVLSTCKRGDKIILPRNVHRSVINALVLCGAVPVYVNPDVDRKLGISLGMSVDQVRKAIRENPDAVAVLVNNPTYYGVCSDLRTIVKLAHEAGMMCLADEAHGTHFYFGDGMPVTAMEAGADMAAVSMHKSGGSLTQSSLLLTGERVNAGHVRQIINLTQTTSGSYLLMSSLDISRRNLAQRGKTVFRKVTEMAEYAREEINAVGGYYAYGRELINGDSIFDFDPTKLSVHTRDIGLAGIEVYDILRDEYDIQIEFGDIGNILAYLSIGDRMQELERLVSALAEIKRRYMKDPYGLLSQEYIAPEVVYSPQEAFYANKKSVPLAESEGYICSEFVMCYPPGIPILAPGERITREILDYIVYAKTKGCSLTGPEDPMIENINIIREEEKISWNSGSVNAMPRMLSTACV encoded by the coding sequence ATGGGAAAGTACTTGTACGACCAGTCCAGGGCGCCGATCTATGAGGCGCTGGAGCGCTTCCGCGAAATGCGGGTGGTGCCCTTTGACGTGCCGGGACACAAGCATGGCAAAGGGAATCCGGAACTGACAGCCTTCCTCGGGGAAAAATGCGTGGGTGTGGACGTGAACAGCATGAAACCGCTGGATAACCTGTGCCACCCCGTATCGGTAATCCGGGAGGCGGAAATCCTGGCGGCGGACGCCTTCGGCGCGGCCAATGCCTTCCTGATGGTGGGCGGAACCACCAGCTCCGTGCAGAGCATGGTGCTGTCCACCTGCAAGCGGGGAGACAAGATCATCCTGCCCAGGAATGTGCACAGGAGCGTCATCAACGCGCTGGTGCTGTGCGGCGCTGTGCCGGTGTACGTTAATCCGGACGTGGACCGGAAGCTGGGCATCTCCCTGGGCATGAGTGTGGATCAGGTACGGAAAGCCATCCGGGAGAACCCGGACGCGGTGGCCGTGCTGGTAAACAACCCCACTTATTACGGCGTGTGCAGCGACCTGCGCACCATCGTGAAGCTGGCCCATGAAGCTGGGATGATGTGCCTGGCAGACGAGGCCCACGGCACCCACTTCTACTTCGGCGACGGCATGCCGGTGACTGCCATGGAGGCGGGCGCGGACATGGCCGCGGTCTCCATGCACAAGAGCGGCGGCAGCCTGACCCAGTCCAGCCTGCTGCTGACCGGGGAACGGGTGAATGCCGGCCATGTGCGCCAGATCATAAACCTGACCCAGACCACCTCCGGCAGCTATCTGCTGATGTCCAGCCTGGATATCAGCCGCCGGAACCTGGCCCAGCGCGGCAAGACCGTGTTCCGGAAGGTAACGGAAATGGCGGAATACGCCCGGGAGGAAATCAACGCGGTGGGCGGCTACTACGCCTACGGCCGGGAACTGATCAACGGCGATTCCATTTTCGATTTTGACCCCACCAAGCTGAGCGTGCATACAAGGGACATCGGCCTGGCGGGTATTGAAGTATATGACATTCTGCGGGATGAATATGATATCCAGATTGAGTTCGGGGATATCGGCAACATCCTGGCCTACCTGTCCATCGGCGACCGGATGCAGGAACTGGAGCGGCTGGTGAGCGCCCTGGCGGAGATCAAACGGCGCTACATGAAGGACCCCTACGGCCTGCTGAGCCAGGAGTACATCGCTCCGGAAGTGGTGTACAGCCCCCAGGAAGCCTTCTATGCCAACAAGAAGAGCGTGCCGCTGGCTGAAAGCGAGGGCTACATCTGCAGCGAGTTCGTGATGTGTTATCCTCCGGGAATCCCGATCCTGGCCCCCGGTGAACGGATTACCCGGGAGATCCTGGACTATATCGTCTATGCCAAGACGAAGGGCTGCTCCCTGACAGGACCGGAAGACCCGATGATTGAGAACATCAACATTATCAGGGAGGAGGAGAAGATCTCATGGAACTCTGGTTCAGTGAATGCCATGCCCCGGATGTTAAGCACAGCCTGCGTGTAA